A genome region from bacterium includes the following:
- a CDS encoding TIGR03619 family F420-dependent LLM class oxidoreductase has protein sequence MQLDITVRNMGPESTAEMIRHCARLAEDAGVDALWVADHIAIPPDDAEGSNGRYLDPLATLAFLAAATTRIGLGVGVLVLPYRPPLPTAKWLATIQELSDGRLLFGAGVGWMAPEFRAVGVDRRRRGAIADETLAILARCFAADEVELNGQRFLFRPRPARPPILVGGAPPHALRRAARYGDGWMPMGMPPDELGPHVAALRRLMAEAGKPEPQVAVLTRLPVDDPPAARAVLEAYAAAGATRLIHGARYRDTTEYHRHVNALATLRAGLGT, from the coding sequence ATGCAGCTCGACATCACCGTGCGCAACATGGGGCCGGAATCCACGGCCGAGATGATCCGCCACTGCGCTCGGCTGGCGGAGGATGCCGGCGTGGACGCGCTGTGGGTCGCCGATCACATCGCCATTCCGCCGGACGACGCCGAGGGCTCGAACGGCCGCTATCTCGATCCGCTGGCGACCCTGGCCTTCCTCGCGGCGGCGACGACGCGCATCGGACTCGGCGTCGGCGTGCTGGTGCTGCCGTATCGCCCTCCGCTCCCGACCGCGAAGTGGCTGGCGACGATCCAGGAGCTCTCCGATGGCCGCCTGCTGTTCGGGGCCGGCGTCGGCTGGATGGCGCCGGAGTTCCGCGCCGTCGGCGTCGATCGGCGCCGCCGCGGCGCCATCGCGGACGAGACGCTGGCGATCCTCGCTCGCTGCTTCGCCGCCGACGAGGTCGAGCTCAACGGCCAACGCTTCCTCTTCCGGCCGCGGCCGGCGCGGCCGCCGATCCTCGTCGGTGGCGCGCCGCCGCACGCGCTGCGCCGCGCCGCCCGCTACGGCGATGGCTGGATGCCCATGGGGATGCCGCCGGACGAGCTGGGCCCGCACGTCGCCGCGCTCCGCCGCCTGATGGCCGAGGCCGGCAAGCCCGAGCCGCAGGTCGCGGTGCTGACGCGGCTCCCCGTCGACGATCCGCCGGCGGCCCGCGCCGTGCTCGAGGCCTACGCCGCCGCCGGCGCGACCCGCCTGATCCATGGCGCGCGGTACCGCGATACAACGGAGTACCACCGCCACGTGAACGCCCTCGCCACGTTGCGCGCCGGACTGGGCACATGA
- a CDS encoding VOC family protein, which yields MASIDLLAVHHVALRVADLAAALAFYRQLGFEPTACDEARRVALLRNAAGIELALIADADDSNDGKNILMDAAARYPGYTRLAFRVASVGDAVKRLREHRIPIAEGPLKVGARTTVAIRDPDRNVVELVEIDAA from the coding sequence ATGGCGAGCATCGATCTGCTGGCGGTCCATCACGTCGCGTTGCGCGTCGCGGATCTCGCCGCCGCGCTGGCGTTCTATCGCCAGCTCGGGTTCGAACCGACGGCGTGCGACGAGGCGCGCCGCGTCGCGCTGCTGCGCAACGCCGCGGGTATCGAGCTGGCGCTGATCGCCGACGCCGACGACAGCAACGACGGCAAGAACATCCTCATGGATGCCGCGGCGCGGTATCCGGGCTACACGCGCTTGGCGTTTCGCGTCGCATCGGTCGGCGACGCGGTGAAGCGGCTGCGCGAGCACCGCATCCCGATCGCCGAGGGGCCGCTGAAGGTCGGCGCGCGCACCACCGTCGCCATCCGCGACCCGGATCGCAACGTCGTCGAATTGGTGGAGATCGACGCCGCGTGA
- a CDS encoding radical SAM protein, producing MSQLALSDARARQRRAAEETRFAKKQDAPRRVCLAYANRYPVAMGNLGFQVVYELFDRAAGVVCERAFLPDEDEVVGRGALRTLESGRRVADCDLLAFSIAFETDYLNLIRMLELAGLPPRRDARGPEHPLVIAGGPAIFLNPEPIADFVDCFLVGEGEEMVPEFVATWSGSDAADRGALLAAIAERVAGAYVPAHFAPRHDGEALVALEHDGPGPGRVQRRLIWDLNRFATTTRVLSDEAVFGDMVLVEASRGCQWGCRFCAAGYMYRPIRSRDPEHLAAEVAAGLDARRTVGLVGAEMASVPGVDRLAELAAARDGRLSPSSLKADCVTPRLAAALAAGGARSVTVAPEAGSERMRRVINKNLSEADILRAADLMAGEGVQQLKLYFMIGLPTESEDDVLAIAGLAERIRARLTDGARRRRVGSVTISLNAFVPKPWTPFQWDPMESIASLRGKGQRLRQAARRIPNLTLDIESPRAAYLQTILSRGDRRVARFLEATHAADGDWWRVIRAWQRDGLDGAPHPDAYVHRAYGEDELLPWDFIDHRIAKSYLWVERRKAFAARQTAPCDTSTCRSCAAC from the coding sequence GTGTCGCAGCTCGCCCTCTCCGACGCGCGTGCCCGGCAGCGCCGCGCCGCCGAGGAGACGCGCTTCGCCAAGAAACAGGACGCGCCCCGGCGCGTCTGCCTCGCCTATGCCAACCGCTATCCGGTGGCGATGGGCAACCTCGGCTTCCAGGTGGTCTACGAGCTGTTCGATCGCGCCGCGGGTGTCGTCTGCGAGCGCGCCTTCCTCCCCGACGAGGACGAAGTGGTCGGGCGCGGCGCACTGCGCACCCTGGAGAGCGGGCGGCGCGTCGCCGACTGCGACCTCCTGGCCTTCTCGATCGCGTTCGAGACCGACTATCTCAATCTGATCCGCATGCTCGAGCTCGCCGGCCTGCCGCCGCGGCGCGACGCGCGCGGCCCCGAGCATCCGCTGGTGATCGCCGGCGGACCGGCGATCTTCCTCAACCCCGAGCCGATCGCCGACTTCGTCGACTGCTTCCTGGTCGGCGAGGGCGAGGAGATGGTGCCCGAGTTCGTCGCCACCTGGAGCGGCAGCGACGCCGCCGACCGCGGCGCCCTGCTGGCCGCGATCGCGGAGCGCGTGGCCGGCGCCTACGTCCCGGCGCACTTCGCGCCGCGCCACGACGGCGAGGCCCTCGTCGCGCTCGAGCACGACGGCCCCGGGCCGGGGCGCGTGCAGCGGCGCCTGATCTGGGATCTCAACCGCTTCGCCACGACCACGCGGGTGCTCAGTGACGAGGCGGTGTTCGGCGACATGGTGCTGGTCGAAGCCAGCCGCGGCTGCCAGTGGGGCTGCCGTTTCTGCGCCGCCGGCTACATGTACCGGCCGATCCGCAGCCGCGATCCGGAACACCTGGCCGCCGAGGTCGCCGCCGGGCTCGACGCGCGCCGCACCGTCGGGCTGGTCGGCGCCGAGATGGCGAGCGTGCCCGGCGTCGACCGCCTCGCCGAGCTCGCGGCGGCGCGCGACGGGCGCCTGTCGCCGTCGTCGCTCAAGGCGGACTGCGTGACGCCGCGCCTCGCCGCCGCCCTCGCCGCCGGCGGCGCCCGCAGCGTCACGGTCGCGCCCGAGGCCGGATCGGAGCGCATGCGCCGGGTGATCAACAAGAATCTCAGCGAAGCGGACATCCTGCGCGCCGCCGACCTGATGGCGGGCGAGGGCGTCCAGCAGCTCAAGCTCTACTTCATGATCGGCCTGCCCACCGAGAGCGAGGACGACGTGCTCGCCATCGCCGGGCTCGCCGAACGCATCCGCGCCCGGCTCACCGACGGCGCCCGCCGGCGCCGCGTCGGCAGCGTCACCATCTCACTCAACGCCTTCGTCCCCAAGCCGTGGACGCCGTTCCAGTGGGATCCGATGGAGTCGATCGCCAGCCTGCGCGGCAAGGGGCAACGCCTGCGTCAGGCGGCGCGGCGCATTCCCAACCTGACGCTCGACATCGAATCGCCGCGCGCCGCCTATCTGCAGACCATCCTGTCGCGCGGCGATCGCCGCGTCGCCCGCTTCCTCGAGGCGACGCACGCCGCCGACGGCGACTGGTGGCGGGTCATCCGCGCCTGGCAGCGCGACGGCCTCGACGGCGCCCCGCACCCCGATGCCTACGTGCACCGCGCCTACGGCGAGGACGAGCTGTTGCCGTGGGACTTCATCGACCACCGCATCGCCAAGTCCTACCTCTGGGTCGAGCGCCGCAAGGCGTTCGCGGCGCGGCAGACCGCGCCGTGCGATACGAGCACGTGTCGGAGTTGCGCGGCGTGCTGA
- a CDS encoding MerR family transcriptional regulator, whose translation MGAYRISQLARSFGLSRSTLLYYDRIGLLSPAARTPSGYRAYGERDRDRLERIRRYREAGFSVSDIRLLLRPARTPPARILERRLQEIDEEIVRLRAQQRLLAGMVHRLSSRRRATSVDRAGWVAMLRGAGLDEAGMRRWHAEFELRAPRAHHQFLRELGIEDRELRAIRAWARSGGRR comes from the coding sequence GTGGGCGCATATCGCATCTCGCAGTTGGCGCGGTCGTTCGGACTGTCGCGCAGCACCCTGCTGTACTACGACCGTATCGGGTTGTTGTCGCCGGCGGCGCGCACGCCCTCCGGATACCGCGCCTACGGCGAGCGCGATCGGGACCGCCTGGAACGCATCCGCCGCTACCGCGAGGCGGGATTCTCGGTCAGCGACATCCGCCTGCTGTTGCGGCCGGCGCGAACGCCTCCGGCGCGCATCCTGGAGCGCCGCCTGCAGGAGATCGACGAGGAGATCGTGCGCCTCCGCGCACAGCAGCGCCTGTTGGCCGGCATGGTGCACCGCCTGTCGAGCCGCCGCCGCGCGACCTCGGTCGATCGCGCCGGCTGGGTCGCCATGCTGCGCGGCGCCGGGCTCGACGAGGCGGGTATGCGGCGCTGGCACGCGGAGTTCGAGCTGCGGGCGCCGAGAGCGCATCACCAATTCCTGCGCGAGCTGGGCATCGAGGATCGCGAGCTTCGGGCCATACGCGCCTGGGCGAGGAGCGGGGGCCGCCGCTGA
- the ftsZ gene encoding cell division protein FtsZ: MIELVGSEGPGACIKVIGMGGGGGNAVNTMIASGLRGVEFIVGNTDAQALTNNLAPVKIQLGKGLGAGARPDVGRAAAEEHADAIREQLAGADMVFITAGMGGGTGTGGAPVVGRIARELGALSVGVVTKPFGFEGKRRAAQAEDGIKLLQESVDTLIVIPNERLLATVARQTSLLDAFRSADDVLLQAVRGISDLVTVHGLINLDFADVRTIMSEMGMAIMGCGVARGEGRAVEAAQRAISSPLLEDMSIRGARGVLINITGSADLALHEINDASSLIQEEAHEDANIIFGAVIDESMGDELRITVIATGFGLEAAVAAPLPEPAAATTPAPVVSIAGSRPVAQVAGRAFGPESIRRVGALDRPVRRVGRVVDEGGEPHIQACEDDATVPDAPSEFTIDPLGDEDTEHDYESPAFLRRAK; encoded by the coding sequence AGGTCATCGGCATGGGCGGCGGCGGCGGCAACGCGGTCAACACCATGATCGCGTCCGGTCTGCGCGGGGTCGAGTTCATCGTCGGCAACACCGACGCCCAGGCGCTCACCAACAACCTCGCGCCGGTGAAGATCCAGCTCGGCAAGGGGCTCGGCGCCGGCGCCCGGCCCGACGTCGGACGCGCCGCCGCGGAGGAGCACGCCGACGCGATCCGCGAGCAGCTCGCCGGCGCCGACATGGTGTTCATCACCGCCGGCATGGGCGGCGGCACCGGCACCGGCGGCGCGCCGGTGGTCGGGCGCATCGCCCGCGAGCTCGGCGCGCTCTCGGTGGGCGTCGTCACCAAGCCGTTCGGCTTCGAGGGCAAGCGCCGCGCCGCGCAGGCCGAGGACGGCATCAAGCTGCTGCAGGAGTCGGTCGACACCCTGATCGTCATCCCCAACGAGCGCCTGCTGGCGACCGTGGCGCGGCAGACCTCGCTGCTCGACGCCTTCCGCAGCGCCGACGACGTGCTGCTGCAGGCGGTGCGCGGCATCTCCGACCTGGTCACCGTGCACGGCCTGATCAACCTCGACTTCGCCGACGTGCGCACGATCATGTCGGAGATGGGCATGGCGATCATGGGCTGCGGCGTCGCCCGCGGCGAGGGCCGCGCGGTCGAGGCGGCGCAGCGCGCCATCTCCAGCCCGCTGCTCGAGGACATGAGCATCCGCGGCGCCCGCGGCGTGCTGATCAACATCACCGGCAGCGCCGACCTCGCGCTGCACGAGATCAACGACGCCTCCTCGCTCATCCAGGAAGAGGCGCACGAGGACGCCAACATCATCTTCGGCGCGGTGATCGACGAGAGCATGGGCGACGAGCTGCGCATCACCGTCATCGCCACCGGCTTCGGCCTCGAGGCGGCGGTGGCCGCGCCGCTCCCCGAACCGGCCGCGGCGACGACGCCGGCGCCGGTGGTCAGCATCGCCGGCAGCCGTCCGGTGGCGCAGGTCGCGGGCCGCGCCTTCGGGCCGGAGTCGATCCGCCGCGTCGGCGCGCTGGACCGCCCGGTGCGCCGCGTCGGCCGCGTCGTCGACGAGGGCGGCGAGCCGCACATCCAGGCCTGCGAGGACGACGCCACCGTTCCCGACGCGCCGTCCGAGTTCACCATCGATCCCCTCGGCGACGAGGACACCGAGCACGATTACGAATCGCCGGCGTTCCTGCGCCGCGCCAAGTGA